A window of Deltaproteobacteria bacterium contains these coding sequences:
- the fadJ gene encoding fatty acid oxidation complex subunit alpha FadJ (multifunctional enoyl-CoA hydratase/3-hydroxyacyl-CoA dehydrogenase/3-hydroxybutyryl-CoA epimerase; catalyzes the formation of an hydroxyacyl-CoA by addition of water on enoyl-CoA; exhibits 3-hydroxyacyl-CoA epimerase and 3-hydroxyacyl-CoA dehydrogenase activities: forms a heterotetramer with FadI; similar to FadA2B2 complex; involved in the anaerobic degradation of long and medium-chain fatty acids in the presence of nitrate): IEAVFEDLDLKQNLLREVEAATSTDTIFASNTSSLPITEIAKASTHPETVIGMHYFSPVEKMPLLEIITTPETADWVTASCVAFGKKQGKTVIVVRDGTGFYTSRVLAPYMNEAAWALNEGVSIEKLDRALVNWGFPVGPITLLDEVGIDVGNKVAGIMEKAFGDRVKAPGSMTKLLDDDRKGRKNSRGFYSYQFGKKAGVDSSVYKTLGITVDEKAGGTEEELALRLVLQMVNEAAYCLEEGILHNARDGDVGAIFGLGFPPYTGGPFFWCDTVGVENVVKHLEEHAEKYGSRFKPAQILIDYAKEGKKFRGDS, encoded by the coding sequence ATTGAAGCTGTATTCGAAGATCTAGATCTCAAGCAGAACCTGCTCCGAGAGGTCGAGGCTGCTACCAGCACGGATACGATATTTGCATCGAATACTTCCTCGTTGCCGATTACGGAAATTGCTAAGGCGTCAACCCACCCGGAAACCGTGATTGGGATGCACTATTTCTCTCCTGTAGAGAAGATGCCGCTACTTGAAATCATTACCACGCCTGAAACGGCTGATTGGGTCACGGCAAGCTGTGTGGCGTTTGGTAAGAAGCAGGGCAAAACCGTCATCGTCGTTCGGGATGGCACAGGCTTTTATACCTCTCGTGTCCTTGCACCGTATATGAACGAGGCAGCATGGGCATTGAATGAAGGCGTAAGCATCGAGAAGCTCGACCGAGCTTTGGTAAACTGGGGCTTTCCAGTGGGTCCAATCACATTGTTGGACGAAGTGGGCATTGATGTAGGCAATAAGGTTGCTGGAATCATGGAGAAGGCATTTGGAGACCGTGTGAAAGCACCAGGTTCCATGACAAAGCTTCTCGACGATGACCGAAAGGGACGTAAAAACTCTCGAGGCTTCTATTCTTACCAATTCGGCAAGAAGGCTGGGGTGGATTCATCTGTTTATAAGACACTTGGAATCACCGTAGATGAGAAGGCCGGAGGCACGGAAGAGGAGCTGGCGTTGCGTTTGGTCCTGCAAATGGTCAACGAAGCAGCTTATTGTTTAGAAGAAGGTATCTTGCACAATGCCCGTGATGGTGATGTCGGTGCGATTTTCGGCCTCGGTTTCCCCCCTTACACGGGTGGTCCATTCTTTTGGTGTGACACCGTGGGCGTCGAAAACGTGGTTAAGCACCTCGAAGAGCACGCAGAAAAGTACGGTTCGCGGTTCAAACCAGCTCAAATCCTCATCGATTATGCGAAAGAGGGTAAGAAATTTCGCGGTGATTCCTAA